CGACGGACGGTCCGGCATGGGCCGCGGCCAAGGCCGCGCCGGTCGCCATGACGAGGCCCCGCTGGGGGGCCCGGACGGTGCTCGACATGCGAGCACAACGTATCGTCGCGCGACGATGCCCGTTCTCGCCGCCCTCGGGGCGGCCCTGCTCTACGCCCTGGCGTCGGTGCTCCAGCAGCGGGCCGCCGGTGAGGCCCCGGCCGAGCGGTCGCTGCGGCTGCGCCTGCTCGTGGGCCTCGTCGCTCGCCCGATGTGGCTGATCGGCATCCTGGCCGACGTCGCCGCCTTCGTCCTCCAGTTCGTGGCCCTCGACCATGGGTCCCTGGTGCTCGTGCAGCCCCTGCTGGTCAGTGGTCTCCTCTTCGCCTTGCCGTTCGGCGCCGCCTTGACTCATCGCAGTCTCTCCCCGTCGGAGTGGCTGGGCTCGGCGACCACTGTGGCGGGGCTCGCGCTGTTCCTCGTGGTCGCCGCCCCCGGACCTGGGCACGACGAAGCCAGCAACTTGACCTGGGCCATCACCGGTGCCTGCACCCTTGTTCCCATTGCCGTCTTGGTCGGTGTCTCCCGCTCGACCGGAGGAGCAGTCAGGGCCGGGCTCCTGGCTGCCGCGGGGGGCGTCTTCTATGGCCTGGCCGCGGCGCTGACCAAGGTGACGGCCCAGGACTTCCACAGCGGCATCGTCCACACGCTGACCAGCACGTGGGAGCCGTACGCCCTGGTCGTCACCGCCATCGTCTCCATGGTCGTCGTCCAGAGCGCCTTCCAGGCCGGTCCCCTGCGGTGGTCGCTGCCGACGCTGACGGTGGTCGACCCGGTGGTGAGCATCGTCATCGGCGCACTGGCCCTCGGCGAGCGGATCTCGACGCGCGGCGCGGCGCCGGCGTTGGAGATCATCGGGCTCGTCGCCATGGCGTGGGGAGTCTTCCTCGTGGCCCGCACCCCGCTCCTGGTCGGAGCCGAGGAGACGACCGCCACCAGTGTCTGACGAGGGCTGTGCCGCGGCGCGCCCTGCGGCCGGGGTTCTGTGAGCGGGTGCGCACCCCGGCTGCAGACCACGGACCGCGGCGAGGGTCCAGTGGTCGTGCTGGTCCACGGCCAGCCCGGGCAGGCGGCCGACTGGCGCGACGTCGCCGGGGCCCTGGAGCCCAGCCACCGCGTCCTCGTACCTGACCGGCCGGGCTACGGGCGAACGGGCGGCACGGCGATGGGGATGGCGGGCAACGCCGACGCCCTCGGTCGGCTGCTCGACGACAGGCGCGTCGAGTCGGCAACCGTCGTCGGGCACAGCTTCGGCGGCGGGGTAGCCCTTGCCCTGGCCCTGCGCCGCAGGGAGCTGGTTGGTGGACTGGTGCTGGTCGGGTCCGTCGGCACCGAAAGCAGCCTCGGGCCGCAGGATCGCGTCCTCGGGCTCCCCGTCCTGGGGGAGAGCCTGGCCTTCGCCGGCTTCCAGGCCTCGCGGTGGCTGCTTCCCGCCCTGCGCCGGTCTACACGGCTCCCGCCGGCACTGGCGTCCTGGTTGCGGGCAGTGCCCGAGCCGGGGCCGGCTGCGGACGCCGGCCGAGCCCCGGCTGCGGCGACGTGGCGAAGCTTCGTCATCGAGCAGCGAGCCCTGCTGGCCGAGACCCCGGCGCTCGAGGCCGGGCTGAGCTCGGTCCGTGCCCCCACCGCCGTCGTCGCCGGACCGCGGGACCGGGTGGTCCCGACCCGGGCTGCGGGTGACCTCGCAGCCGCCATCCCGGGGGCGGAGTTGGTCTGGGTGCCCGGCGCCGGACATCTCATTCCCCAGGAGGCGCCCGGCGTGCTCGTCGACATCGTGCAGCGCTATGCCTCCCGCAGATGAGGCCCTGCCGAGGGAGATAGGCGTGACTCGGACCGTTGATGGGAACATGGATAACCGGGGTGGCCGGCTGGGCCCAGCCGGAAGCGTTGGCAAGCGGAACGACGAGAGTTCGAATGCCGGGACCGGGCGAAGCGCCCGCCCCCGGAGGCATCCCAACCGGGGGGCCAGTCACAGGGGGTTCGGCGATGCCGGTGTGCATCAGAGCTGCGACGCCGGAGGAGC
The sequence above is drawn from the Acidimicrobiales bacterium genome and encodes:
- a CDS encoding DMT family transporter, giving the protein MPVLAALGAALLYALASVLQQRAAGEAPAERSLRLRLLVGLVARPMWLIGILADVAAFVLQFVALDHGSLVLVQPLLVSGLLFALPFGAALTHRSLSPSEWLGSATTVAGLALFLVVAAPGPGHDEASNLTWAITGACTLVPIAVLVGVSRSTGGAVRAGLLAAAGGVFYGLAAALTKVTAQDFHSGIVHTLTSTWEPYALVVTAIVSMVVVQSAFQAGPLRWSLPTLTVVDPVVSIVIGALALGERISTRGAAPALEIIGLVAMAWGVFLVARTPLLVGAEETTATSV
- a CDS encoding alpha/beta hydrolase, whose protein sequence is MLVHGQPGQAADWRDVAGALEPSHRVLVPDRPGYGRTGGTAMGMAGNADALGRLLDDRRVESATVVGHSFGGGVALALALRRRELVGGLVLVGSVGTESSLGPQDRVLGLPVLGESLAFAGFQASRWLLPALRRSTRLPPALASWLRAVPEPGPAADAGRAPAAATWRSFVIEQRALLAETPALEAGLSSVRAPTAVVAGPRDRVVPTRAAGDLAAAIPGAELVWVPGAGHLIPQEAPGVLVDIVQRYASRR